In Acetoanaerobium noterae, a single genomic region encodes these proteins:
- a CDS encoding YybS family protein produces MQEPKPKKKNIDFNRKSLIESSLLTVIGVIFILIGTYVPFLSFLSLFTSVPVIITTYRNKMYYGLLSAVTTTVILGFFIHPITAFSALLVFLIPGVCIGFFMREKRPAFESVFYGFLAMTFTTVVFMQVLSLFLSIDILDSILAILRESLNLQYEMIKEIPNVKKPNVEEILSSVKLFFPSIIIGSTLLMSFLNYYMSALIIRRTGDKNHVASITEFSMPGNISLGVLIIYLLTLVSGYFNYPYYETLVLNMAAIFILLFFLQGIAVIGYFFKHAKLNKSAKTIYILLLIVLLPVSSFISIIGFADAVFNFRRLKR; encoded by the coding sequence TTGCAAGAACCAAAACCAAAGAAAAAAAATATAGATTTTAATAGGAAAAGTCTTATAGAGTCCTCATTACTTACAGTGATAGGAGTTATATTCATATTAATAGGTACTTATGTGCCGTTTTTATCGTTTCTATCGCTATTTACATCTGTACCTGTAATCATAACTACCTACAGAAACAAAATGTATTATGGCTTATTAAGTGCAGTTACAACGACAGTTATTTTAGGCTTTTTTATTCACCCCATAACTGCTTTTTCTGCTCTTTTAGTATTTCTCATTCCAGGGGTATGTATAGGCTTTTTTATGAGAGAAAAGCGCCCTGCTTTTGAGAGCGTATTTTATGGATTTCTAGCTATGACCTTTACTACAGTAGTTTTTATGCAAGTGCTTTCGCTATTTCTCAGTATAGATATTTTAGACAGCATACTTGCAATACTTAGAGAATCTCTCAATCTTCAATATGAGATGATAAAGGAAATTCCAAATGTAAAAAAACCTAATGTAGAAGAAATCCTTAGCTCAGTTAAGCTGTTTTTCCCTTCTATAATAATTGGCTCTACGCTTCTTATGTCGTTTTTGAACTACTATATGTCAGCTCTTATAATAAGAAGAACTGGTGATAAAAACCATGTGGCGAGCATTACAGAATTTTCTATGCCAGGGAATATATCTCTTGGTGTGCTGATTATTTATCTGCTTACTTTGGTTTCTGGATATTTTAATTATCCTTATTATGAAACCTTAGTTTTAAATATGGCTGCTATTTTTATACTTTTATTTTTCTTGCAAGGGATAGCAGTGATAGGATATTTCTTTAAACACGCTAAGCTAAATAAAAGTGCAAAGACTATTTATATTCTTCTGCTGATTGTACTACTGCCCGTATCTAGCTTTATATCAATAATCGGATTTGCAGATGCTGTATTTAATTTTAGAAGATTAAAAAGATAG
- a CDS encoding flavodoxin family protein encodes MKVVAFNGSPKKEGNTYHAIKLVADELENQGIEVEIVHVGNKAIRGCMACGACYKSKDEQCIMKDDEVNSYIQLMKEADGVILGSPVYFSAVAGTMKSFLDRAFYVSSANGNLLRHKVGASVVAVRRSGGVPAFNQLNNYLNYAEMMVPSSNYWNVIHGSKPGDALQDEEGMQIMRVLGKNMAYMMKLMYTKEAEELKPDQEKKVAMSFIR; translated from the coding sequence ATGAAAGTAGTTGCATTTAATGGTAGCCCTAAAAAAGAAGGTAATACTTATCATGCTATAAAGCTTGTGGCAGATGAGCTTGAAAACCAAGGGATAGAAGTAGAAATCGTTCATGTTGGAAATAAAGCTATAAGAGGATGTATGGCATGTGGTGCTTGCTATAAATCAAAAGATGAGCAGTGTATAATGAAAGACGATGAAGTAAACAGCTATATTCAGCTAATGAAAGAAGCAGATGGAGTAATTCTAGGCTCACCAGTATACTTTTCTGCTGTTGCAGGTACTATGAAATCGTTTTTAGATAGAGCCTTTTATGTATCTAGTGCAAATGGTAACCTGTTAAGACATAAGGTAGGAGCAAGCGTAGTTGCAGTTAGACGTTCTGGAGGAGTTCCTGCATTTAACCAGCTTAACAACTACTTAAACTATGCAGAGATGATGGTTCCTTCATCTAACTACTGGAATGTAATCCATGGAAGCAAACCGGGTGATGCTCTTCAAGATGAAGAGGGAATGCAAATTATGAGAGTACTTGGTAAAAACATGGCATATATGATGAAATTAATGTATACAAAAGAGGCTGAAGAATTGAAGCCAGACCAAGAGAAAAAGGTTGCTATGAGCTTTATTAGATAA
- the rpsR gene encoding 30S ribosomal protein S18 has protein sequence MAMQKGNARRRRKKVDPFAGKKINMIDYKDVNLLKKYISERGKILPRRITGTSAKAQRKLTLAIKRSRNIALLPYVVD, from the coding sequence ATGCAAAAAGGAAATGCAAGAAGAAGAAGAAAAAAAGTTGATCCGTTCGCGGGTAAAAAAATAAATATGATAGACTACAAAGATGTAAATCTACTAAAGAAATATATCTCTGAAAGAGGTAAGATTCTTCCAAGAAGAATTACTGGTACATCAGCTAAAGCTCAAAGAAAACTTACTTTAGCTATAAAAAGATCAAGAAATATTGCTCTTTTACCATATGTTGTAGACTAA